A part of Microbacterium atlanticum genomic DNA contains:
- a CDS encoding UPF0182 family protein codes for MTTTSSPTPATPSRSRRVIAITLAIIAALVVAFFVFASLYADWLWYEQLGFSEVLLTQWVARVIMFAIGFLGMAVPVWLSIQLAYRLRPVYARLSSQLDRYQEVVEPLRRLAMWGIPIFFGFFAGFAASAQWETTWLWFNGVATDTVDPEFGLDTGFYMFAMPFWSALVGFASAVLLVCLLVTALVSYLYGSVRIGQRELRISKSARIQLAVIAGLYLLVQGVSLWLDRFKTLVESGADGRITGPGYTGVNAIIPGQTILAFAAVIVAILFFVTAIIGRWRYPLIATALLVVSAIVVGVGYPWVVNTFQVQPNRFTLEEEYYQRNVDMTHEAYGVAGLEQQDFTAVTDVEAGQLRDDAATTAQVRIMDPAIISPNIRQLEQYRSYYQFADPLDVDRYEIDGVSQDTIVSVRELNLDQLGNAADWQNSAVVYTHGYGIVAAKGNDRTGEGDPVFLERGIPAAGFLSDQEDFQPRVYFGEFSPPYSIVGAPEGADPVELDYPSGEDGSGETKTTFDGDGGPSLGSVFNRLIYALKFQAEQILFSDYVNEESQILYDRNPRDRVQKVAPYLTLDNDAYPSVVDGRVVWIVDGYTLSSNYPYSSTVSLTSAISDSSNPAPRFALDDINYIRNSVKATVDAYDGSVTLYAWDEEDPVLQSWQKVYPSTIKPIDDMSAELMSHVRYPTDLFKVQRTILGVYHVDDARSFYQSDNRWQTPADPQEETQLQPPYYLTMQMPDQDEPTYSMFTSFIPAATAGNARNVLMGYLAVDSNAGSEAGVKSEDYGKLRMLVIDADTTVPGPGQVQNTFNSDPLVSSQINLLKQGQSEVLNGNLLTLPVGGGLLYVQPVFVQSSAGTKLPKLQKVLVSFGDDIAFEDTLNEALDTLFGGDSGVDAGDSDVQPTPGATPAPTPAPTEPGEPAEPTAPTDEYQAALQEAQQAMLERQAALEAGDWAAYGEADERLTAAVDKLIELGAP; via the coding sequence GTGACCACGACCTCGTCGCCGACTCCGGCCACACCTTCCCGCTCCCGACGCGTCATCGCCATCACCCTCGCGATCATCGCCGCACTGGTGGTGGCCTTCTTCGTGTTCGCCAGCCTCTACGCCGACTGGCTGTGGTACGAGCAGCTGGGCTTCTCGGAGGTGCTGCTGACGCAGTGGGTCGCGCGTGTGATCATGTTCGCGATCGGCTTCCTCGGCATGGCGGTTCCGGTCTGGCTCTCGATCCAGCTGGCCTACCGCCTGCGTCCGGTCTATGCGCGGCTGAGCTCGCAGCTCGACCGCTACCAGGAGGTCGTCGAGCCGCTGCGGCGCCTGGCGATGTGGGGCATCCCGATCTTCTTCGGCTTCTTCGCGGGCTTCGCGGCGTCGGCGCAGTGGGAGACCACATGGCTGTGGTTCAACGGCGTCGCCACCGACACCGTCGACCCCGAGTTCGGCCTCGACACCGGCTTCTACATGTTCGCGATGCCGTTCTGGAGCGCCCTGGTCGGGTTCGCCTCGGCGGTGCTGCTGGTGTGCCTGCTCGTGACGGCGCTCGTGTCGTACCTGTACGGCTCGGTGCGAATCGGCCAGCGGGAGCTGCGCATCTCGAAGTCGGCACGCATCCAGCTCGCGGTGATCGCGGGCCTCTACCTCCTCGTGCAGGGGGTGAGCCTGTGGCTGGACCGGTTCAAGACGCTCGTCGAGTCCGGTGCCGACGGCCGCATCACCGGGCCCGGATACACCGGCGTGAACGCGATCATCCCCGGACAGACGATCCTCGCGTTCGCGGCGGTGATCGTCGCGATCCTGTTCTTCGTGACGGCGATCATCGGCCGCTGGCGCTATCCGCTCATCGCGACGGCGCTGCTGGTGGTCTCGGCCATCGTCGTGGGCGTCGGCTACCCGTGGGTGGTCAACACCTTCCAGGTGCAGCCCAACCGGTTCACGCTGGAAGAGGAGTACTACCAGCGCAACGTCGACATGACGCACGAGGCCTACGGCGTCGCCGGCCTCGAGCAGCAGGACTTCACCGCCGTGACCGATGTCGAGGCCGGTCAGCTCCGCGACGATGCGGCCACCACCGCCCAGGTGCGCATCATGGATCCGGCGATCATCTCGCCGAACATCCGCCAGCTCGAGCAGTACCGCTCCTACTACCAGTTCGCCGATCCCCTCGACGTCGACCGCTACGAGATCGACGGCGTCTCGCAGGACACGATCGTGTCGGTCCGTGAGCTGAACCTCGACCAGCTGGGCAACGCGGCGGACTGGCAGAACTCCGCCGTCGTCTACACGCACGGGTACGGCATCGTCGCAGCCAAGGGCAACGACCGCACCGGCGAGGGCGACCCCGTCTTCCTCGAGCGCGGCATCCCGGCGGCCGGTTTCCTGTCCGACCAGGAGGACTTCCAGCCCCGCGTCTACTTCGGTGAGTTCTCGCCGCCGTACTCGATCGTCGGCGCTCCGGAGGGCGCTGACCCGGTCGAGCTGGACTACCCCTCGGGTGAGGACGGCTCCGGCGAGACGAAGACCACGTTCGACGGTGACGGCGGACCCAGCCTCGGCAGCGTCTTCAACCGGCTCATCTACGCGCTGAAGTTCCAGGCCGAGCAGATCCTGTTCTCGGACTACGTCAACGAGGAGTCGCAGATCCTCTACGACCGCAACCCGCGGGACCGCGTGCAGAAGGTCGCGCCGTACCTGACGCTCGACAACGACGCCTACCCGAGCGTGGTCGACGGGCGCGTCGTGTGGATCGTCGACGGCTACACCCTCAGCTCGAACTACCCGTACTCGTCCACGGTGAGCCTCACCTCGGCGATCTCGGACTCGTCCAACCCCGCACCGCGCTTCGCGCTGGATGACATCAACTACATCCGCAACTCGGTGAAGGCGACCGTCGACGCCTACGACGGCTCGGTCACGCTGTACGCCTGGGACGAGGAGGACCCGGTGCTGCAGTCGTGGCAGAAGGTCTACCCGTCCACGATCAAGCCGATCGATGACATGTCGGCCGAGCTGATGAGCCACGTGCGCTACCCGACCGACCTGTTCAAGGTGCAGCGCACCATCCTGGGCGTCTACCACGTCGACGACGCGCGGTCGTTCTACCAGAGCGACAACCGCTGGCAGACGCCGGCCGATCCGCAGGAGGAGACGCAGCTCCAGCCGCCGTACTACCTCACGATGCAGATGCCCGATCAGGATGAGCCGACGTACTCGATGTTCACGTCGTTCATCCCGGCGGCCACGGCGGGCAACGCCCGCAACGTGCTGATGGGCTATCTCGCGGTGGATTCCAACGCGGGAAGCGAGGCCGGCGTCAAGAGCGAGGACTACGGCAAGCTGCGGATGCTGGTGATCGATGCCGACACCACGGTGCCCGGGCCCGGTCAGGTGCAGAACACGTTCAACTCCGATCCGCTGGTCTCGTCGCAGATCAACCTGCTCAAGCAGGGTCAGTCGGAGGTGCTCAACGGCAACCTGCTGACGCTGCCGGTCGGCGGCGGCCTGCTGTACGTGCAGCCCGTCTTCGTGCAGTCTTCGGCGGGGACCAAGCTGCCCAAGCTCCAGAAGGTGCTGGTGTCGTTCGGTGACGACATCGCCTTCGAGGACACGCTGAACGAGGCGCTGGACACGCTGTTCGGCGGTGACTCGGGTGTGGACGCCGGCGACTCGGACGTGCAGCCGACCCCCGGCGCCACCCCCGCACCGACTCCGGCGCCGACCGAGCCCGGTGAACCCGCGGAGCCGACCGCGCCGACGGACGAGTACCAGGCCGCGCTCCAGGAGGCCCAGCAGGCGATGCTGGAGCGCCAGGCGGCGCTCGAGGCCGGCGACTGGGCCGCCTACGGCGAGGCTGACGAGCGTCTCACGGCTGCCGTCGACAAGCTGATCGAGCTCGGCGCCCCGTAA
- a CDS encoding prenyltransferase: MTAAMPLRAGGVVRQLFVSSRPVSWINTGYPFAAAYLLTTRQLDLTLVVGTLFFLVPYNLAMYGINDVFDYESDLRNPRKGGAHGAVLDRRLHRITLWAAGLSCLPFVVYLIVIGDPASWAVLAASLFFVVFYSAPPLRLKERPFLDSMTSSIHFFSPAVYALVLAGAVWTPGLVALIVAFALWGVASHAFGAVQDVVADREAGIASIATARGARWTVRFALACYAAAGLVMFATEWPGPLAALVAVPYLVTVWPYRSIADSDAEAATTGWRRFLWINQLSGFLVTLLLIWYALITA, translated from the coding sequence ATGACCGCCGCCATGCCGCTGCGCGCAGGAGGCGTCGTGCGCCAGCTGTTCGTGTCGTCGCGGCCGGTGAGCTGGATCAACACCGGCTACCCCTTCGCAGCGGCGTACCTGCTGACGACCCGCCAGCTGGACCTCACCCTCGTCGTCGGCACGCTGTTCTTCCTGGTGCCGTACAACCTTGCGATGTACGGCATCAACGACGTCTTCGACTACGAGTCCGACCTCCGCAACCCCCGGAAGGGCGGCGCTCACGGTGCCGTCCTCGATCGGCGCCTGCACCGCATCACCCTGTGGGCGGCCGGCCTGTCGTGCCTGCCGTTCGTCGTGTACCTGATCGTCATCGGCGACCCGGCGTCGTGGGCGGTGCTCGCGGCCAGCCTCTTCTTCGTGGTGTTCTACAGCGCGCCGCCGCTGCGCCTGAAGGAGCGGCCGTTCCTCGATTCGATGACCAGCAGCATCCACTTCTTCTCCCCCGCCGTCTACGCCCTCGTGCTGGCGGGAGCGGTGTGGACCCCCGGTCTCGTCGCACTCATCGTGGCGTTCGCGCTGTGGGGCGTCGCCTCGCACGCCTTCGGCGCGGTGCAGGACGTGGTCGCCGATCGCGAGGCCGGCATCGCGTCGATCGCCACGGCCCGGGGCGCGCGGTGGACGGTGCGGTTCGCCCTCGCCTGTTACGCGGCGGCGGGACTCGTCATGTTCGCCACCGAGTGGCCGGGTCCGCTCGCCGCCCTGGTCGCCGTGCCGTACCTGGTCACGGTATGGCCCTACCGCTCGATCGCCGACAGCGACGCCGAGGCCGCGACGACCGGATGGCGCCGGTTCCTCTGGATCAACCAGCTCTCGGGATTCCTGGTGACTCTCCTGCTCATCTGGTACGCCCTCATCACCGCCTGA
- a CDS encoding lycopene cyclase domain-containing protein, with product MTYLLLNLPFLALTAVAVALTASRPAFGRRMAASAIAAAILIALTAVFDNLMIAAGLFTYPEGLISGVRIGLAPVEDFAYPLCAAFLVPAVFVLVARPRSASREAAR from the coding sequence ATGACATATCTCCTGCTGAACCTGCCGTTCCTGGCGCTCACCGCCGTCGCCGTGGCGCTGACGGCGTCGCGTCCGGCGTTCGGGCGCCGGATGGCGGCATCCGCCATCGCCGCCGCGATCCTCATCGCCTTGACCGCTGTCTTCGACAACCTCATGATCGCCGCCGGCCTCTTCACCTACCCCGAGGGCCTCATCTCGGGCGTCCGCATCGGCCTCGCCCCCGTGGAGGACTTCGCATACCCGCTGTGCGCCGCCTTCCTCGTGCCCGCGGTCTTCGTGCTCGTCGCCCGTCCCCGGTCCGCGTCCCGCGAGGCGGCCAGATGA
- a CDS encoding lycopene cyclase domain-containing protein — protein MPGLYLTAILASAAGVLLIDRRWRLMAWRSPGRTAAAVLIGTAFFLAWDAVGIAAGVFVKGGSPLLLGIDLAPHLPLEEPVFLAFLCYLALVASAGAQRLLERRRADAAASASEAGS, from the coding sequence GTGCCGGGCCTCTATCTGACCGCCATCCTCGCCTCCGCAGCGGGCGTCCTGCTGATCGACCGACGCTGGCGGCTGATGGCGTGGCGGTCGCCCGGCCGCACCGCGGCGGCGGTTCTCATCGGCACGGCCTTCTTCCTAGCGTGGGACGCCGTCGGGATCGCCGCAGGCGTGTTCGTCAAGGGAGGGAGCCCGCTGCTGCTCGGGATCGATCTCGCACCGCATCTGCCGCTGGAGGAACCGGTCTTCCTGGCCTTCCTGTGCTATCTCGCCCTCGTCGCGTCGGCCGGCGCTCAGCGCCTGCTCGAGCGGCGCCGAGCGGATGCCGCCGCCTCGGCGTCGGAGGCCGGGTCATGA
- the crtI gene encoding phytoene desaturase family protein: MIRNGGARRAIVIGGGIGGLAAGALLASEGWEVRLLEARDELGGRAGSWEQDGFRFDTGPSWYLMPEVFDHFFRLLGTTAADELDLVPLDPAYRVYSDPATGLGPLDVRSGRAEVTALFESVEPGAGARLDAYLDSAADAYDLAVTRFLYDTYETTAGLRDPALLRRMPRLAPLLTRTLARHVDSRFADPRLRQILEYPAVFLGGSPYGVPSLYHLMSHLDLDEHVLYPRGGFTEIIRAVARLAAASGVAIETGARVTAITTEGRRATGVELADGRRLTADLVVSGADLHHTETTLLPPAQQTYPEKWWASRTPSPGALLVMVGVEGALPQLAHHTLLFTRDWKANFDDIFGSRPRIPDPASVYVCRPSATDQTVAPAGHENLFVLVPVPADPSLGRGGVEGDGDARIEAAADRVISQIAQWCGVPDLADRIVVRRTVAPGDFAAELGAWRGNALGLAHTLGQSAVFRPRNASRAVDGLAYVGASTLPGIGLPMCLISAELIVKRLRGDRSPGPLAEPARV, translated from the coding sequence CGTGCGATCGTGATCGGCGGGGGGATCGGCGGGCTCGCCGCCGGCGCGCTGCTGGCGTCGGAGGGCTGGGAGGTCCGGCTGCTGGAAGCTCGTGACGAGCTCGGGGGACGCGCCGGCTCGTGGGAGCAGGACGGCTTCCGCTTCGACACCGGCCCGAGCTGGTACCTCATGCCGGAGGTCTTCGACCACTTCTTCCGGCTGCTGGGCACGACGGCCGCCGATGAGCTCGATCTCGTTCCGCTGGACCCTGCCTACCGCGTCTACTCCGACCCCGCGACCGGGCTCGGGCCCCTCGACGTCCGCTCCGGGCGCGCGGAGGTCACGGCGCTGTTCGAGAGCGTCGAGCCCGGCGCGGGCGCGCGGCTGGACGCGTACCTCGACTCCGCCGCCGACGCGTACGACCTCGCCGTGACCAGGTTCCTCTACGACACGTACGAGACGACGGCCGGGCTGCGCGACCCCGCTCTGCTCCGGCGGATGCCCCGGCTGGCGCCCCTTCTCACCCGGACGCTCGCGCGCCACGTCGACAGCAGGTTCGCCGACCCCCGGCTGCGTCAGATCCTCGAGTATCCGGCGGTGTTCCTCGGCGGCTCGCCGTACGGGGTGCCGAGCCTCTACCACCTGATGAGCCACCTCGACCTCGACGAGCACGTGCTCTACCCGCGCGGCGGGTTCACCGAGATCATCCGAGCCGTGGCGCGCCTGGCCGCGGCATCCGGCGTCGCGATCGAGACCGGAGCCCGCGTGACCGCGATCACGACGGAGGGGCGCCGCGCGACCGGCGTCGAGCTCGCCGACGGGCGGCGCCTCACCGCTGACCTCGTGGTGTCGGGTGCCGACCTGCACCACACCGAGACGACGCTGCTCCCCCCCGCGCAGCAGACGTATCCCGAGAAGTGGTGGGCTTCGCGCACACCGAGTCCCGGCGCCCTCCTGGTGATGGTCGGCGTGGAGGGCGCCCTCCCGCAGCTCGCGCACCACACGCTGCTGTTCACGCGCGACTGGAAGGCGAACTTCGACGACATCTTCGGGTCTCGCCCGAGGATCCCCGACCCGGCCTCCGTGTACGTCTGCCGGCCGAGCGCGACGGACCAGACCGTCGCACCGGCGGGGCACGAGAACCTCTTCGTCCTGGTGCCCGTGCCGGCGGACCCGTCGCTCGGACGCGGCGGCGTCGAGGGCGACGGCGACGCGCGCATCGAAGCGGCAGCCGACCGGGTCATCTCCCAGATCGCGCAGTGGTGCGGGGTTCCCGACCTCGCGGACCGCATCGTCGTGCGCCGCACCGTCGCCCCCGGCGACTTCGCCGCCGAGCTCGGCGCCTGGCGTGGCAACGCCCTCGGCCTGGCCCACACCCTCGGACAGAGCGCGGTCTTCCGCCCGCGCAACGCATCGCGCGCCGTCGACGGGCTCGCGTACGTCGGCGCGTCGACCCTGCCGGGCATCGGCCTTCCCATGTGCCTCATCTCGGCGGAGCTCATCGTCAAGCGGCTCCGGGGCGACCGCTCCCCCGGTCCGCTCGCCGAACCTGCGAGAGTATGA